TATTAGTGTTACAtcatgattcttttttttttttccccccagttgTTTTATATCCAATGTATGTTCACAGATGCAAGCAGAATTGCATTGGAAACTCTATTGGCCAAGTCGAAAGTGAAACATCTGTCTTGGAGCATCTACTGAAcaaattggaaaacaaaattgTTGGTGGTGTACGATTCAATTATTTATCCACTTCTTTGTATTACATAAtacttttgtaaataaaggctcTACATACAGTAATATAACAATCTCACAAAGCATTTACTTAATATAAATCCACATTAACATACTAGGAATGCACATTCAAGCACGCTTGGCTGCAGGTGGCGTCTGCTTCAGCTGCAGGATGATGGACCGCATCCTGGACACGTCCTTGCTAGTCTTGCTGGACTTGGGGTTGAAGTCGCACAGCTTTGCAATCCGTTCCCATTCagttccgggttcgatttcaTCAGCCTCTGCCACGAACTGTTTCTCAGCATTTCTGACATAAGAAAACATAATAAGGAAATTCATGAAAATATAAATGTCCCATACAAATGAGGTGATGTTAACAAGGACTGCATACCTACTCATAGTTACCAATGGGAATGGCCTATTTCGCTGTAGGTATTCCTATTGGACTACAGATCATATTAGTGTGCTGCATAGGTTCAGATATAACATGGGCTAGTTGCCTCACAAGTAGTGTCttgttgttatcacttgtgaggttcagacctgtcttcgaacagttgactaaacaaatccATAATATTGCTTCAATATCTTTGTATTCctgcacaagactggcttgctttgTAAGAGCATCTGAGTTGGTATTATATGATAAAGAAATTTCCCACCACAACTTCCATGAAGTTCAAATTATTGTGTAgttgatgaaaaataatttacccTAATGAAGCAAGATATGAACTATAAACCTTCATTAGCTTCTATGCATATAAACTcaggaatatataaaaaaaaaaaagtccaataaaAATTTGCGTTTTTGCTCCctcttcaagataaaaattgttttatattaaacatttcagagcgtgttttgggaaagctattcatTTACTTCTCAATATtcacagtcaatttaagagaacagtgtatcatgaaaataaattattgaaacaattttagttttctcctttaggtgtgcagaaatttgattcgaacaaatgtaactttgtaaaatttctttgcagaacgaaaagttacatttgttcagcaACTTACTGGAACCTTTCCTAAAACCCATTTTAGAGGTTTCTTTACTTGCAATGATCTTTAGAATAGCTGTCACTCATCTTAATCCACCTATTGTGGCAAGCTACAATAGCCCGAGCTGAAGTTCCGAATTTTAACATAGGGAATTTATATACATGTGAATACGAAAATgctaaaataatgtaattttatgtaacaTCACAAACAATATCTAAAACACCTACAAATATGTAAAATGGAAGTCGGTTGTAATAACCCTAATATAGTGTTTTGTGGACAGTTATATTTTCCTAGCATCTAAATGGCAAGGAAcagaatatgtaaatacatagaaATTCCAAGTCTACTGATTAGTAAAGCAATATACTATACACAAGTTACAAATtataacagaattttaaaaaGGTACTATTTTTTCCATGCTTcttgttgaaatttatttatccataaacttggagagaaaaaaaatatctataCCACCTTATTgttcatttacaattaaaaaaccTAAAACCCATAATGCAATGCTGTCAATCATACTCACTTTGCAGCTTCTCTGCGGTcgcaagaaagaaggaaacaaaattCAATAgttcattttccaaattttacaacaaattttaaGGTGTGAAAATATAACAAGTCATACCTGTTCGCAGTTTTTGTTTTGGCAATCTGTTCTTCATGATGACGGTACCATTCGTCCAGCTCCTTCTTGGCTCCTTCACGCAGCTCATCTTTCCTTTTCTCCTCATTTGCATCTGAAACCGATGAAGACCAGACAGTTCATGACTCGATTGTTCCTCATTCAGCCATACGAAGCCAGTTGTATAGACCAACTTACTGATAACAGTCGTGCaacaggaggctggtctacgctacacccgcgacgAGATAAGCTAAGCCACTAGACTACCATGGTAGCTAATTTTATGACATTAGAAGAGCAAAAAATTTGGAATAAAACATTATGTAATTCCATGGATGTTACAATTTCAGCATTAAACATCTCTGAAAACAAAGCAGATGGTGTAGGCAAGAGAATGAAAGGAACCTCACACCAGTCTCCTTCCATCAGGGAGGAAGAATTATCCTCCGAGTCCTATATTATAAAaagtatgtgcagagacccgaagtatactataataataatactaaactgccccccattgagggtagcccttacagactcaatatatcctcaaaaaattattatacatatgtaaacatagatattaaattttaaagaagggaaacaaagaaaagggcgtgaaaagtTACTATAAGAAGTATATGCAGACCCccgaagtataatataatatacctgcatttgtaccCTAACTAACTTGCAGCATtgttcctcatgtcagtgactttttttttttttgaagtgcagaattatattgaactttgaaaataaaacaacaaatgtcttagCACTCAGGAGGTTATGAATAAGACacgtttataaaaagaaacatggaGACATACCAgttcaattgaggaccgtttttgcaaaacttgctaactgaaaaaactaaattttataggagagacaaaacactatataagcaagttttgaaaaaacgatcacactttgatagactacaatgaagagaaataacccaattttactaagacgctttgaacatcatgtagaggcctgccttatgttaacgaatccatcaaaatctcaattttgcaagttttgcaaaaatggtcctcaattacaattatttatgaGGGTCACAGGTACCAACCTTTCAAGTGAGAAATAAACcacaaataaatgtaaacataAGTACTCTAATACAGAATACGAAGGAACTAGGAGATGAAGTGTGATGGTCAGTTAAGTATTATCTCCTTGCCTCCATGTTAATTTGGAATCATTAGACCCAGGTAACCAGCTCTGAAGCCGTCAGTCCTATGACCTTGTAGTTTATTGATAATATGAATGTATATTCCAGCAAACATGTGCAGAGCAATTCACAATTttgatgttaatatgaattactTACTATgatgtttacaatattacattttcatttacattGGAAGCACATGTAAGAGCACAGGGAGTTGGCCAGCCAGCAAACAAGAttgagcgcgtctggccgcgaaaccaggtggcccgggttcgaatcccagtcggggcaagttacttggttgaggttttttccgaggttttccctcaacccaatacgagcaaatgctgggtaactttcggtgctggactccggactcatttcaccggcattatcaccttcatatcattcagatgctaaataacctagatgttgatacagcgtcgtaaaataacctaataaaaaaaaaaacaagattgaCTGGAGAGATAGGATGGCAAAGCCAGTGACCACAAAAATAAGAGATCACCGAAGAAAATTAATGACGATAATTTAGAGAAAGTTATTGAGTAATGTGAaggaaaaattttgaagaaaGGGATTCGATCATAAGTATCATAAACAAAGAGATGtggcaaaaatattttgtatttatatacgtACATAGTTAAGCTTAACATAAATGAATGGGGGTATGAATCTGTGTGTTCCTTACCTTTCTCTTCTAGTCGCTTCTTCTGTTCCTCTCGCCATTTCTTAATCTTTTCGGGTTCCTCTCTAGTGACAGGCCTTGTTGGAGCAGATGATGCAAACAACTCTACAACGAAGTACAACATACGTAACCAGACATGAAAGGAAGACTTAAATCTAATGTGCTGGATCTCAGAAAAGTTAGTTATCCCAGAAAGGCAAGTTCAAAGAAACTGTATTGATTTAATGAGATACATTTCTACAGCATTTGTATATAATATCCGATaaattacaaatacagtaaaatttaGACTGCTTTAGATAATAACATATTTGGAGTCCGTTACTTTAATTCTACTGTATGAATCTTATTTTCTCGTACATAACGAACATTTTCAATCAAATTTGGTACAGTAAATTGtccaatttcttttattttaataataactgtaaCCAGGAGTGAATGAGTTTCACAACTGAGGGGCTCAGTGAAATATAACCCATCCAACTGGGTATGTTTGGACACAAATAgagtttattaaatttaatattgcctaaaatatatttaggattgaataatttcgaggaaaaattgttccggggcgggtatcgaacccgggacctttggttaaacataccaacgctctaccaactgagctacccgggaactctactagacacagatccaatttttccctctatgtccacagacctcaatgtgggctgacaaccatctagcaaccaacattgagtgcacactaactctgtgtgacttaaattgtggttttctgttaacgaacggccccagaacaatttttccctcgaaattattgaaatcaactttacagggagttatacctgaaagcttgatttgcatatttaggattattttaatatatatcacaAACTTTATTCCTGCAAATGTATACTACTCTGCATATTATAATTACTGTGTTTCAATCAATTaaagttattaaataaatataattaaatgacgctagaataaaattaaatgacactaaaatcaaaatgaaatttcatactatactgtaatacatatttttgcagtaataacataataatataatctatatCTTCAACATTTACATCACTGTTTTCAGCAATAACATTTGATTTAAGATCATTATAAAACGCTTGGTACACAGGAAGTACAAACTTCGTAATGTcctcatatttttctttctttataataatatctatttatttattctggcgaagttaaggccatcaggccttctctttatCTCCCTACCACAGGATATTTTGTAGGCAGTAGCATAGGACACTTTGCCTTTCCTTTTGCAAGCTTATCTCTTCCTCCCCAGCTACGtcatcatgggatcaatttttctatccttgtgtcgtagaagtcagccgcctgggatcagaaccagcatttgacagccgtctgcgcctctctgtcgatcccatgatatgacaaatgtctcagttccagtggggagtatgttgacaaatagcgcaacaattcctgcatctgtttcaataaatctttctatgtaactgtatttttttctataaacggccccagagaaaatcactttctggacggcctcgtaattgcggttgactggccaaaatttatataagcacttcttttgacattattaacatggtgcccccatcagaatgtttgcttgtgagcttaaattaattctgaaactTAGGACGAAATCCAAAGTTCATGTagaaataccacctgtactttggattggTACTAAagtttcagaattaatttaaGCGTAGtattttgcttcccttgtaaaatttcctttttggtaGTTAGCAGGTTTAAGCCAACGATATGATCCAGAAAAGActcaataaaacatatttatgCTGATAAAGTGAaagataacaaattgaaacacATAATATATGAACAAACATCAAGAAGAAGTGAATTAAAGTCACGGCTGATATGTacaatgcctgaaaatagctacaGATCTTTTGAAAGTTGCAATTGTGACATCtcttagggtcgaattcatagtcgtcacttataaaatgaggaaacacttaagtaatgagcatttccttagcacttatgtcagatcgtattgcagagacgctactcattcatatgcactgagcattcccttgacatcgaaaggaatatggcaacatggccaaacatgagcgctttcctacattcaataaaattgttttccagcaccttcaaattgttaaatcagcattattgtcatacacaaatacagaagtaaatattatagagctaaaaattatacaagatgtccagaaagaattttacagaaaagaaagaagtgagctaagagaactagttatgaaataagaAGATATcgtcgaaaataaaaaaaaaaatgataattgttctctccaaaagaagaaattgacatggaacaaaattacagttgagtttaatgcaaactccggaaatattcgtgtaagtaaatcattttaatttatttttcagttatttttatgctaaacaaagtggaaatgatataattatgcaaattttaacagcttattccttgggtagaatacaaacaaaaatgcaaataacactttgttgggacgtgaatacttttcggaAAAAAATGCCACtcaaatctacctgaaatgctgctgtagcataaaatctcaaagcaaccagtactttcagcagtggcgaaatcggtaagcctcatggctgtattgtgaattgaaatgagagacaccagaatatccacaagTGTTCTTGtagaaacggtatctcctcttaaattgttgatcattatacatctctaaagggctttccatatctctgatatatcttctGTTTTtccgaaacacattttcattctgattacagaactcaataaattcaataaaatcataatcatcatccactgtatagattagattagattagatttatttatttaacctggtagagataaggccgtcaggccttctctgcccctctaccaggggattacaactataacatgaacaataagattacaattaatattaaatttacaattacaattacaataaaaattaaagtacgacaagaatacctgattaatgaaagctagacattttatcatagaagttaagaacaaagaatatttttgtatttactaaattacaaattaaacctacaataacaaaattctatagtgatgaaattaccggatattgagatattttgtggtagattaaaagaactatttacaagaaaccatgtctgaacgagtctcaattactgaccaagtgcctagtaagtttgcgtataccgaatcagctgattacaatgcatatgaggaaactcTTGAGTAAGCTGATAAGctgccttatttgaataagtgttcacttcagtgagatttatgaattggaaatgattataagcaactgcttaagtgtttccttacgataagtgtcgactatgaattcggcccttaaaatatttttatacaggccaaaagatttacagaagtcaacTAAAAActgtaatgacgatggattctaGATCATATTTTGTccttataaaacataattgtcTGTTCACATATAGtcctttttcctcgtgtacttcttctggttAATGTTCACGTGATTCGAATCTCACCATAGAATCTATGATGTAATCTATCTTCAATTATGTAGATTCTtccattactgccctcactggatatacCATTCTATGCAATTCTTCGTAAAcagaataacctttgttccttaaggcagttgctattatagatatTACTGTATGATGCTGTGAATTCACCATGTGGACAGGCCCTACAGCAACATCGACACAGGTTACCGAACAGCTGATATGTTCGCAGTCATCTGGATCACTTCCCTCCACTCATTACaaaagacccttgtgattccaGATCCACTTATTTGCCAGGGTATATGGTATAAGAGAATGCCCTTCTCTTTATGTTGTTTCTGgctcataatttaatattaatttttttgttagaCTAGATGTAATTTCTTGAGATAATTGTCTTTTAGCATGTAGAAAGAAATTATTGGAttaaagtaatattttacatgCATTTATATGTTATAAGTATATTTCCCATGCTGAACAAAATAAACCTAATCCCTTGATTGTTACGCAGTTGCTATATTTATCTCAGCACATACCTTATCATAATGTCTGCATCTGCTAGAAATGTCAGTCTGAAACTAGACTTAGACAGACTGAGGTTTTAGTgatgttatatttttgtttcacttgttttctaatgccaggcatttgataaagtcatttgacctcttgcactccaatatttttcaaagatattatcatggtttgTGGTTAAAtgacaagttgtagccgatttaaatGAACACcattttttaacgttttggtggctacttcattcacacacaacccccagagtGTCTGGAGGACCACTTCACTTGTAAATGTGGTGAAGAAATAAGCAGTTCTAAATTTGATCTTAGTTTAGTCAATATGTGAAAGTTTTCTTCTGACAGTTGACCCTTTTTCATAGATATGCCTTCACACTTTGTTGATATTAATATCTAGTCCGATTTCATGGAATTGTTGAATTGCGTGATTAAGGAGTGTTAAAGCGGAATTTTTGTCTTTACCAATCCTAACATCATCTGCAAAGCGTATTACAGTTAATTGATCTTCTGAAAATCCACTTAAAGTTTGTCAGTGGAGTTCGGAAACACACTGTACAAAATAACAATGAATTAAATACAAGCAACAGCACTTGACTTACTTGGCTGGGCTTCTGTTGTATCCTCCTCAGATACAGCTGCACAAACAATTTGATGTAATTTGAGTTTTATAGTAAAGTATGAAATGTTTCTGACAACACAAAACAATTACACATAACAACTGCAAGCATAAAGACTTACCACTTTCAGATTCTGTCACTCCCCTGTCTTCAGGGGTGCCTCCTTCTGGATAAAAATGCAACAATAAGCAAACAAATATGTAACATTGCATGCGAGACTTCAAAAACTTACATTTAACATAGGCTtcgtttttatttaattgcaaAAGAAGCTTGCTTACTGTTACCAACACCTGACAACATGCACATTTTAAGCAGAACTCATTAAAATATGCTTTGGTAACTTTCAACATACAAAAAAAGGAGTAAAGTTACAACAGctgaacttcattattattaagaCAACTGGCAAATCTTAAGAACGATAATTCA
The window above is part of the Periplaneta americana isolate PAMFEO1 chromosome 11, P.americana_PAMFEO1_priV1, whole genome shotgun sequence genome. Proteins encoded here:
- the LOC138709486 gene encoding clathrin light chain-like isoform X5: MDGFGDNFEQPEVDPAAEFLAREQDQLAGLEDELNPVATAPPPTEDGSFIPQGSALPQVDHTGSFEMIDNFGQQDGFESVGIGSGGTPEDRGVTESESAVSEEDTTEAQPKLFASSAPTRPVTREEPEKIKKWREEQKKRLEEKDANEEKRKDELREGAKKELDEWYRHHEEQIAKTKTANRNAEKQFVAEADEIEPGTEWERIAKLCDFNPKSSKTSKDVSRMRSIILQLKQTPPAAKRA
- the LOC138709486 gene encoding clathrin light chain-like isoform X7, which produces MDGFGDNFEQPEVDPAAEFLAREQDQLAGLEDELNPVATAPPPTEDGKAVISALPVDGSFIPQGSALPQVDHTGSFEMIDNFGQQDGFESVGIGSAVSEEDTTEAQPKLFASSAPTRPVTREEPEKIKKWREEQKKRLEEKDANEEKRKDELREGAKKELDEWYRHHEEQIAKTKTANRNAEKQFVAEADEIEPGTEWERIAKLCDFNPKSSKTSKDVSRMRSIILQLKQTPPAAKRA
- the LOC138709486 gene encoding clathrin light chain-like isoform X2, translated to MDGFGDNFEQPEVDPAAEFLAREQDQLAGLEDELNPVATAPPPTEDGKAVISALPVDGSFIPQGSALPQVDHTGSFEMIDNFGQQDGFESVGIGSGGTPEDRGVTESESAVSEEDTTEAQPKLFASSAPTRPVTREEPEKIKKWREEQKKRLEEKDANEEKRKDELREGAKKELDEWYRHHEEQIAKTKTANRNAEKQFVAEADEIEPGTEWERIAKLCDFNPKSSKTSKDVSRMRSIILQLKQTPPAAKRA
- the LOC138709486 gene encoding clathrin light chain-like isoform X4, with the protein product MDGFGDNFEQPEVDPAAEFLAREQDQLAGLEDELNPVATAPPPTEDGKAVISALPVDGSFIPQGSALPQVDHTGSFEMIDNFGQQDGFESVGIGSEGGTPEDRGVTESESELFASSAPTRPVTREEPEKIKKWREEQKKRLEEKDANEEKRKDELREGAKKELDEWYRHHEEQIAKTKTANRNAEKQFVAEADEIEPGTEWERIAKLCDFNPKSSKTSKDVSRMRSIILQLKQTPPAAKRA
- the LOC138709486 gene encoding clathrin light chain-like isoform X8; the encoded protein is MDGFGDNFEQPEVDPAAEFLAREQDQLAGLEDELNPVATAPPPTEDGSFIPQGSALPQVDHTGSFEMIDNFGQQDGFESVGIGSEGGTPEDRGVTESESELFASSAPTRPVTREEPEKIKKWREEQKKRLEEKDANEEKRKDELREGAKKELDEWYRHHEEQIAKTKTANRNAEKQFVAEADEIEPGTEWERIAKLCDFNPKSSKTSKDVSRMRSIILQLKQTPPAAKRA
- the LOC138709486 gene encoding clathrin light chain-like isoform X3, producing MDGFGDNFEQPEVDPAAEFLAREQDQLAGLEDELNPVATAPPPTEDGSFIPQGSALPQVDHTGSFEMIDNFGQQDGFESVGIGSEGGTPEDRGVTESESAVSEEDTTEAQPKLFASSAPTRPVTREEPEKIKKWREEQKKRLEEKDANEEKRKDELREGAKKELDEWYRHHEEQIAKTKTANRNAEKQFVAEADEIEPGTEWERIAKLCDFNPKSSKTSKDVSRMRSIILQLKQTPPAAKRA
- the LOC138709486 gene encoding clathrin light chain-like isoform X1 — translated: MDGFGDNFEQPEVDPAAEFLAREQDQLAGLEDELNPVATAPPPTEDGKAVISALPVDGSFIPQGSALPQVDHTGSFEMIDNFGQQDGFESVGIGSEGGTPEDRGVTESESAVSEEDTTEAQPKLFASSAPTRPVTREEPEKIKKWREEQKKRLEEKDANEEKRKDELREGAKKELDEWYRHHEEQIAKTKTANRNAEKQFVAEADEIEPGTEWERIAKLCDFNPKSSKTSKDVSRMRSIILQLKQTPPAAKRA
- the LOC138709486 gene encoding clathrin light chain-like isoform X9 → MDGFGDNFEQPEVDPAAEFLAREQDQLAGLEDELNPVATAPPPTEDGSFIPQGSALPQVDHTGSFEMIDNFGQQDGFESVGIGSAVSEEDTTEAQPKLFASSAPTRPVTREEPEKIKKWREEQKKRLEEKDANEEKRKDELREGAKKELDEWYRHHEEQIAKTKTANRNAEKQFVAEADEIEPGTEWERIAKLCDFNPKSSKTSKDVSRMRSIILQLKQTPPAAKRA
- the LOC138709486 gene encoding clathrin light chain-like isoform X6, with the protein product MDGFGDNFEQPEVDPAAEFLAREQDQLAGLEDELNPVATAPPPTEDGKAVISALPVDGSFIPQGSALPQVDHTGSFEMIDNFGQQDGFESVGIGSGGTPEDRGVTESESELFASSAPTRPVTREEPEKIKKWREEQKKRLEEKDANEEKRKDELREGAKKELDEWYRHHEEQIAKTKTANRNAEKQFVAEADEIEPGTEWERIAKLCDFNPKSSKTSKDVSRMRSIILQLKQTPPAAKRA
- the LOC138709486 gene encoding clathrin light chain-like isoform X10; its protein translation is MDGFGDNFEQPEVDPAAEFLAREQDQLAGLEDELNPVATAPPPTEDGKAVISALPVDGSFIPQGSALPQVDHTGSFEMIDNFGQQDGFESVGIGSELFASSAPTRPVTREEPEKIKKWREEQKKRLEEKDANEEKRKDELREGAKKELDEWYRHHEEQIAKTKTANRNAEKQFVAEADEIEPGTEWERIAKLCDFNPKSSKTSKDVSRMRSIILQLKQTPPAAKRA
- the LOC138709486 gene encoding clathrin light chain-like isoform X11 translates to MDGFGDNFEQPEVDPAAEFLAREQDQLAGLEDELNPVATAPPPTEDGSFIPQGSALPQVDHTGSFEMIDNFGQQDGFESVGIGSELFASSAPTRPVTREEPEKIKKWREEQKKRLEEKDANEEKRKDELREGAKKELDEWYRHHEEQIAKTKTANRNAEKQFVAEADEIEPGTEWERIAKLCDFNPKSSKTSKDVSRMRSIILQLKQTPPAAKRA